Proteins from a genomic interval of Oharaeibacter diazotrophicus:
- a CDS encoding ABC transporter permease gives MAGGAGIQGGDGGERAFRLAASAPGAVVTLVLILFALALLVGLSFRVNDGSLFGAGFTLDNFATVGTDPLYAMVIARSLTIAGLVTLATVATAYPVAYWLSFHAGRRRALVLFLVTLPFWTSYLLRVFAWKIVLAYNGVLNSAFTATGLWDTPSTALLNTPAAVVLTLAHAYAPFAILPILVSLDTIPRSLTEAAADLGARPFTTFRRVILPNSMPGVLAAAVVVFVPTVGDYVTPALVGGPSSTMIGTLIQAQFGKAQDWPFGAALAVVVMAVILAAILLVRLGDRRFGSRT, from the coding sequence ATGGCCGGCGGGGCGGGGATCCAGGGCGGAGACGGCGGCGAGCGGGCGTTCCGCCTCGCCGCGAGCGCGCCCGGCGCCGTGGTGACGCTGGTGCTGATCCTGTTCGCGCTGGCGCTCCTGGTCGGCCTCTCCTTCCGTGTCAACGACGGCTCGCTGTTCGGCGCCGGCTTCACGCTCGACAACTTCGCCACCGTCGGCACCGACCCGCTCTACGCCATGGTGATCGCCCGCTCGCTGACGATCGCGGGCCTCGTCACGCTGGCGACGGTCGCCACCGCCTACCCGGTCGCCTACTGGCTGTCGTTCCACGCCGGGCGGCGGCGGGCGCTGGTGCTGTTCCTGGTGACGCTGCCGTTCTGGACCAGCTATCTCCTGCGCGTGTTCGCCTGGAAGATCGTGCTCGCCTACAACGGCGTGCTGAACTCGGCCTTCACCGCCACGGGCCTCTGGGACACCCCGTCGACGGCTCTCCTCAACACCCCCGCCGCCGTGGTGCTGACGCTGGCGCACGCCTACGCGCCCTTCGCCATCCTGCCGATCCTGGTCTCGCTCGACACCATCCCGCGCTCGCTGACCGAGGCGGCCGCCGACCTCGGCGCCCGGCCCTTCACCACCTTCCGGCGGGTGATCCTGCCGAACTCGATGCCGGGCGTGCTCGCCGCCGCCGTGGTGGTGTTCGTGCCGACGGTCGGCGACTACGTCACCCCGGCCCTCGTCGGCGGCCCGTCGAGCACGATGATCGGCACGCTGATCCAGGCCCAGTTCGGCAAGGCGCAGGACTGGCCGTTCGGGGCGGCGCTGGCGGTGGTGGTGATGGCGGTGATCCTCGCCGCGATCCTGCTGGTCCGCCTCGGCGACCGCCGTTTCGGGAGCCGCACGTGA
- a CDS encoding NAD(P)/FAD-dependent oxidoreductase — MVTDPSRAFRTPIWPGTAAPSIPTLPLGAAERADLVVVGGGILGLATALSAARSGLAVRLVEADAIGRGASALNGGQVIPGLKYDPAELVARFGEVRGRALVDFAATTADRVFDLIAAEGLAVPHARNGWIQAAVSETALAAGHARARAWQALGAPAETLDAAGIAAFTGARGYVGGWIDRRAGTIDPLAYVQELARIAAAAGVAIAAGAPATGLRREGGGWVVTAGGAEIRAPRVVVATNAATDGLIPGLARTLVPLHSFQIATAPLPERLLAGVLPGGQAVSDSRRILVYHRRGPGGRIVLGGRGRMGLPRSPADWAHLERALTRLYPALAGTPIDARWFGRVAVTTDHLPHLHRPEPGLFAFVGCQGRGVGLMTAMGLALGPALAADAVDALPFPVSPIRPIPLHGLRQIGVAAAITSYRLLDALER, encoded by the coding sequence ATGGTGACCGATCCGAGCCGCGCGTTCCGAACCCCGATCTGGCCGGGCACGGCCGCGCCGTCGATCCCGACCCTTCCGCTCGGCGCCGCCGAGCGAGCCGACCTCGTGGTGGTCGGCGGCGGCATCCTCGGGCTCGCCACCGCGCTGTCGGCGGCGCGCAGCGGCCTCGCCGTCCGCCTCGTCGAGGCCGACGCGATCGGCCGCGGCGCCTCGGCGCTGAACGGCGGGCAGGTCATCCCCGGCCTGAAATACGACCCCGCCGAGCTCGTCGCCCGCTTCGGCGAGGTCCGCGGCCGGGCGCTCGTCGACTTCGCCGCGACGACGGCCGACCGGGTCTTCGACCTGATCGCCGCCGAGGGCCTCGCCGTCCCCCACGCGCGCAACGGCTGGATCCAGGCGGCGGTGAGCGAGACGGCGCTCGCCGCCGGCCACGCCCGCGCCCGGGCCTGGCAGGCGCTCGGCGCCCCCGCCGAGACGCTCGACGCCGCCGGCATCGCCGCCTTCACCGGCGCCCGCGGCTACGTCGGCGGCTGGATCGACCGCCGCGCCGGCACGATCGACCCGCTCGCCTACGTCCAGGAACTGGCGCGGATCGCCGCCGCGGCCGGGGTCGCGATCGCCGCCGGTGCGCCCGCGACCGGGCTCCGGCGCGAGGGCGGCGGCTGGGTCGTGACCGCCGGCGGCGCCGAGATCCGGGCGCCGCGCGTCGTCGTCGCCACCAACGCGGCGACCGACGGCCTGATCCCCGGTCTCGCGCGGACACTGGTGCCGCTGCACTCGTTCCAGATCGCCACCGCGCCGCTGCCGGAGCGGCTCTTAGCCGGCGTACTTCCAGGCGGGCAGGCGGTGTCGGACTCGCGGCGGATCCTGGTCTACCACCGCCGCGGCCCGGGCGGCCGGATCGTGCTCGGCGGCCGCGGGCGGATGGGCCTGCCGCGTTCGCCCGCCGACTGGGCGCATCTCGAGCGGGCGCTGACGCGGCTCTATCCGGCGCTCGCCGGCACGCCGATCGACGCGCGCTGGTTCGGCCGGGTCGCCGTGACCACCGACCACCTGCCGCACCTGCACCGGCCGGAGCCCGGCCTCTTCGCCTTCGTCGGCTGCCAGGGCCGCGGCGTCGGGCTGATGACCGCCATGGGCCTCGCCCTCGGCCCGGCGCTCGCCGCCGACGCGGTCGACGCCCTGCCCTTCCCGGTCTCGCCGATCCGGCCGATCCCGTTGCACGGCCTGCGTCAGATCGGCGTCGCCGCCGCCATCACCAGCTACCGCCTGCTCGACGCCCTGGAACGATGA
- a CDS encoding ABC transporter permease — protein MSTAAPAPRWLSGYVAGYLVFLYLPVALIPLFSFNDSIQAAFPLKGFTLAWYAGLAGNDTLRGALLNSLVVGLAAATVATGCGVTVAYAELAFATRFSWLVAGLARLPILIPGVIVGIALLIVVNLAGLGPSRIAIVLGHVLVALPTTVIVMRGAFAAVPRSIPEAARDLGAGEAVVFRRVMLPLAAPAAASAFMLAFLTSFDEFIVAFFLAGTEPTLPLYVWSQLRFPKSLPTVMALGTAILCASIAIAGAAEMLRRRGLRRLPA, from the coding sequence GTGAGCACCGCCGCCCCCGCCCCGCGCTGGCTCTCCGGCTACGTCGCCGGCTACCTCGTGTTCCTCTACCTGCCGGTCGCGCTGATCCCGCTGTTCTCGTTCAACGACTCGATCCAGGCGGCCTTTCCGCTCAAGGGCTTCACCCTCGCCTGGTACGCCGGCCTCGCCGGCAACGACACCCTGCGCGGTGCGCTCCTCAACAGCCTCGTCGTCGGCCTTGCCGCCGCGACGGTGGCGACGGGCTGCGGCGTCACCGTCGCCTATGCCGAACTCGCCTTCGCCACCCGTTTTTCCTGGCTGGTCGCCGGCCTCGCCCGGCTGCCGATCCTGATCCCCGGCGTGATCGTCGGCATCGCGCTGCTGATCGTCGTCAACCTCGCCGGCCTCGGCCCGTCCCGGATCGCGATCGTGCTCGGCCACGTGCTGGTGGCGCTGCCGACCACGGTGATCGTGATGCGCGGCGCCTTCGCCGCCGTACCGCGCTCGATCCCGGAGGCGGCGCGCGACCTCGGCGCCGGCGAGGCCGTGGTGTTCCGCCGGGTGATGCTGCCGCTGGCGGCGCCGGCGGCGGCCTCGGCCTTCATGCTGGCGTTCCTCACCAGCTTCGACGAGTTCATCGTCGCCTTCTTCCTCGCCGGAACCGAACCGACGCTGCCGCTCTACGTCTGGAGCCAGCTGCGCTTCCCGAAATCGCTGCCGACGGTGATGGCCCTCGGCACCGCGATCCTCTGCGCCTCGATCGCGATCGCGGGCGCGGCGGAGATGCTGCGCCGCCGCGGACTGCGGCGGCTGCCCGCCTGA
- a CDS encoding bifunctional enoyl-CoA hydratase/phosphate acetyltransferase codes for MQQINANTPFDDLAVGSWGAAWRTCTPQDLLLFAHVSGNLNPLVVPAEDDAGPAPTAPSMWVGSLISSVLGNTMPGPGTLYRSQWLRFQRRVEIGERLRVIVTCIGKRASPRAVFETLVVDATGATVCEGLAEVDAPAEAMAAPVPDLPRLFLAHRDPFARLTALARSRPPLVTAVVAPDDRHSLGGVLLAAGEGLIAPVLIGDAEAIRRTGEELGADLSAFRLVDVPDPHEAAHVAATMAGRGEAAAIMKGNVHSDVLLAEVIRKEAGLRGPRRLSHVFVMGVPSLDHPLFISDAALNIAPDLAAKVDITQNAIDLAIACGVERPRVGVLAAVETVNPAMPSTVDAAALSKMAERGQIRGGVVDGPLAMDNAIDVEAARTKGISSMVAGRAEVLIVPNLEAGNMLAKELTFVAGARAAGLVVGARVPVILTSRADDERARLASCVLAQLHDHFRRTGRALGAAEVPAPVPALVHAREAAS; via the coding sequence CACGTCTCCGGCAACCTCAACCCGCTCGTCGTGCCGGCCGAGGACGACGCCGGACCGGCGCCGACCGCACCGTCGATGTGGGTGGGCTCGCTGATCTCGTCGGTGCTCGGCAACACCATGCCGGGCCCCGGCACCCTCTACCGTTCGCAGTGGCTGCGCTTCCAGCGCCGGGTCGAGATCGGCGAGCGGCTCCGGGTGATCGTCACCTGCATCGGCAAGCGGGCGAGCCCGCGGGCGGTGTTCGAGACGCTGGTGGTCGACGCCACCGGCGCCACGGTCTGCGAGGGCCTCGCCGAGGTCGACGCCCCGGCCGAGGCGATGGCCGCGCCGGTGCCGGACCTGCCGCGCCTGTTCCTCGCCCACCGCGACCCGTTCGCCCGCCTGACGGCCCTCGCCCGTAGCCGGCCGCCGCTGGTCACCGCCGTGGTCGCGCCCGACGACCGGCATTCGCTCGGCGGCGTGCTGCTCGCCGCCGGCGAGGGCCTGATCGCGCCGGTGCTGATCGGCGACGCCGAAGCGATCCGCCGGACCGGCGAGGAGCTCGGCGCCGACCTCTCGGCCTTCCGCCTCGTCGACGTTCCCGATCCGCACGAGGCCGCCCACGTCGCCGCGACCATGGCCGGGCGCGGCGAGGCGGCGGCGATCATGAAGGGCAACGTCCATTCCGACGTGCTGCTCGCCGAGGTGATCCGCAAGGAGGCCGGCCTGCGCGGGCCGCGCCGGCTCAGCCACGTCTTCGTCATGGGCGTGCCCTCGCTCGACCACCCGCTGTTCATCTCCGACGCAGCGCTCAACATCGCCCCGGACCTCGCCGCCAAGGTCGACATCACCCAGAACGCCATCGACCTCGCCATCGCCTGCGGCGTCGAACGGCCGCGGGTCGGCGTGCTCGCCGCGGTCGAGACCGTCAACCCGGCGATGCCCTCGACGGTGGACGCGGCGGCGCTGTCGAAGATGGCCGAGCGCGGCCAGATCCGCGGCGGCGTCGTCGACGGTCCGCTCGCCATGGACAACGCGATCGACGTCGAGGCCGCGCGCACCAAGGGCATCTCCTCGATGGTGGCCGGCCGCGCCGAGGTGCTGATCGTGCCGAACCTCGAGGCCGGCAACATGCTGGCGAAGGAACTCACCTTCGTCGCCGGCGCCCGCGCCGCCGGTCTGGTGGTCGGCGCGAGGGTGCCGGTGATCCTGACCAGCCGAGCCGACGACGAGCGGGCGCGCCTCGCCTCCTGCGTGCTCGCCCAGCTCCACGACCACTTCCGCCGCACCGGCCGCGCGCTCGGTGCCGCCGAGGTGCCCGCGCCGGTGCCGGCGCTCGTCCACGCCCGGGAGGCGGCGTCGTGA
- a CDS encoding acetate/propionate family kinase — protein sequence MTDLVLTLNAGSSSVKFALFPTVSGRPAVARGQVEALSTAPRFRARRTGAAADATVALGEGAIGHAAALAVILGWVDTMFPAEKIVAVGHRIVHGGVAFDKPVALDDGVLAALDALVPLAPLHQPHNLAGVRAARAAFPRAPQVGCFDTAFHRGQPYAAEAFALPRALFDEGVRRYGFHGLSYEYVARRLAPERLAGRVVIAHLGYGASMCALLGGRPMGSTMGFTALDGLPMGTRCGRLDAGVVLHLMTAKGLDAAAVTDLLYNRSGLRGVSDLSGDMRTLLASDRPEARQAIELFVARIRQELGGLAAVLGGLDALVFTGGIGEHAAPIRAAVVEGLEFLGLTLDAEANTAGHFTVSRADGRVAVMVLPTDEETMIAEHTLAALGAARTGRTAAA from the coding sequence GTGACCGACCTCGTCCTCACTCTCAACGCCGGCTCGTCGTCGGTGAAGTTCGCCCTGTTCCCGACCGTCTCGGGACGGCCGGCGGTGGCGCGGGGGCAGGTCGAGGCGCTGTCGACGGCGCCGCGGTTCCGCGCCCGGCGCACCGGCGCGGCGGCGGACGCCACGGTGGCGCTCGGCGAGGGCGCGATCGGCCACGCCGCGGCGCTGGCGGTGATCCTCGGCTGGGTCGACACCATGTTCCCGGCCGAGAAGATCGTCGCGGTCGGCCACCGCATCGTCCACGGCGGCGTCGCCTTCGACAAACCGGTGGCGCTCGACGACGGCGTGCTCGCGGCGCTCGACGCGCTGGTGCCGCTCGCCCCCCTGCACCAGCCGCACAACCTCGCCGGCGTGCGCGCCGCCCGCGCCGCCTTCCCGCGCGCGCCGCAAGTCGGCTGCTTCGACACCGCCTTCCACCGCGGCCAACCCTACGCCGCCGAGGCCTTCGCCCTGCCGCGCGCGCTGTTCGACGAGGGCGTGCGGCGCTACGGCTTCCACGGCCTCTCCTACGAATACGTCGCCCGCCGGCTGGCGCCGGAGCGCCTCGCCGGACGCGTGGTGATCGCCCACCTCGGCTACGGCGCCTCGATGTGCGCGCTCCTCGGCGGGCGGCCGATGGGCTCGACCATGGGCTTCACCGCCCTCGACGGCCTGCCGATGGGCACGCGCTGCGGCCGGCTCGACGCCGGCGTGGTGCTGCACCTGATGACCGCCAAGGGCCTCGACGCCGCGGCGGTGACCGATCTCCTCTACAACCGCTCCGGCCTCAGGGGCGTCTCCGACCTCTCCGGCGACATGCGCACGCTGCTCGCCTCCGACCGGCCCGAGGCGCGGCAGGCGATCGAGCTCTTCGTCGCCCGCATCCGCCAGGAACTCGGCGGCCTCGCCGCCGTGCTCGGCGGGCTCGACGCGCTGGTGTTCACCGGCGGCATCGGCGAGCACGCCGCCCCGATCCGCGCCGCCGTGGTCGAGGGCCTGGAGTTCCTCGGGCTCACGCTCGATGCCGAGGCGAACACGGCCGGTCACTTCACCGTCAGCCGGGCCGACGGCCGCGTCGCCGTCATGGTCCTGCCCACGGACGAGGAGACCATGATCGCCGAGCACACGCTCGCGGCGCTCGGCGCCGCGCGAACGGGCCGCACCGCCGCCGCCTGA
- a CDS encoding DUF3141 domain-containing protein — translation MDARRLSLPPEAAFGIAAVAEQADLLHESVSRQFERIGRTHAERARAWYGRAHALADEMTARLSAGDVPALAANYLHDAAERAILTADILRERGENDLAHEAAGTPPVLIYDYEVVVDGRDLRVPVNYMLLAIVPPAGVTVQPWKRPYVIIDPRAGHGAGIGGFKPDSQVGVALRDGHPVYFVAFRPHPEPKQTLADVTYAEGEFLRVVAERHPDAPRPVLVGNCQGGWAALLVAATHPGSTGPVIVNGAPVATWSGRIGENPMRYNGGLLGGVLPALVLSDLGAGEFDGANLVSNFELLNPARNYFGKYHDLFADVDRGRERFLEFERWWGGYHFMNEAEIHWIVEQLFVGNRLARGEARLAGGRPIDLAAIRAPIVVFASRGDNITPPQQALNWIADAYADEHEIKIRGQRIVYMVHDTVGHLGIFVSSSIARREHAEMTSTMKTIEALAPGLYEMVIEDSTGEGLDARFVVSFRERTMDDIRAFDGDHRREEVGFAAVDRVSRIAAEAYEITARPLVHALSSPQSAAVLRALHPARLSRRLPAQANPLAAPIAASAVRIRTNRRPLAAEHPFRRAEALAAEAFEQAIDFARDMRDAWYEIAFLSIWMSPLAQFLGRGAAVRRPAADAAELYRLPEVREILKGVGAGGLPEAVIRMMIVLANARGSVRRDRLERSSEVMTTWPPFRDIPAAERATIIHRQTVIVEFERDAAIAALPRLLTTPEQRRRALEILDHVVGPAAEMEPHTVAAMAAIRGALAEPDARLRVVHPVPSAEAS, via the coding sequence ATGGACGCCCGCCGCCTCTCCCTGCCGCCGGAAGCCGCCTTCGGCATCGCCGCCGTCGCCGAACAGGCCGACCTCCTGCACGAATCCGTCAGCCGGCAGTTCGAGCGGATCGGCCGGACCCACGCCGAACGGGCGCGGGCGTGGTACGGCCGGGCGCACGCGCTCGCCGACGAGATGACCGCCCGGCTCTCGGCCGGCGACGTGCCGGCGCTCGCCGCCAATTACCTCCACGACGCCGCCGAACGGGCGATCCTCACCGCCGACATCCTGCGCGAGCGCGGCGAGAACGACCTCGCCCACGAGGCGGCCGGCACGCCGCCGGTGCTGATCTACGACTACGAGGTGGTGGTCGACGGCCGGGACCTGCGCGTCCCCGTCAACTACATGCTGCTCGCCATCGTGCCGCCGGCGGGCGTCACGGTGCAGCCGTGGAAGCGGCCCTACGTCATCATCGACCCGCGCGCCGGCCACGGCGCCGGCATCGGCGGCTTCAAGCCGGACAGCCAGGTCGGCGTGGCGCTGCGCGACGGCCACCCGGTGTATTTCGTCGCGTTCCGCCCGCATCCGGAACCGAAGCAGACGCTGGCCGACGTCACCTACGCCGAGGGCGAGTTCCTGCGCGTCGTCGCCGAGCGCCACCCGGATGCGCCGCGACCGGTGCTGGTCGGCAACTGCCAGGGCGGCTGGGCGGCGCTCCTGGTCGCCGCGACCCATCCCGGCTCGACCGGGCCGGTGATCGTCAACGGCGCGCCGGTGGCGACGTGGTCCGGGCGGATCGGCGAGAACCCGATGCGCTACAACGGCGGCCTGCTCGGCGGCGTCCTGCCGGCGCTCGTGCTGTCCGACCTCGGCGCCGGCGAGTTCGACGGCGCCAACCTCGTCTCGAACTTCGAGCTGCTCAACCCGGCGCGCAACTATTTCGGCAAGTACCACGACCTCTTCGCCGACGTCGACCGCGGCCGCGAGCGCTTCCTGGAGTTCGAGCGCTGGTGGGGCGGCTACCACTTCATGAACGAGGCGGAGATCCACTGGATCGTCGAGCAGCTGTTCGTCGGCAACCGGCTGGCGCGCGGCGAGGCCCGGCTCGCCGGCGGACGGCCGATCGACCTCGCGGCGATCCGCGCGCCGATCGTGGTGTTCGCCAGCCGCGGCGACAACATCACGCCGCCGCAGCAGGCGCTGAACTGGATCGCCGACGCCTATGCCGACGAGCACGAGATCAAGATCCGCGGCCAGCGCATCGTCTACATGGTGCACGACACCGTCGGCCATCTCGGCATCTTCGTGTCGTCGTCGATCGCCCGGCGCGAGCACGCCGAGATGACCTCGACGATGAAGACGATCGAGGCGCTCGCCCCCGGGCTCTACGAGATGGTGATCGAGGACAGCACCGGTGAAGGGCTCGACGCCCGCTTCGTCGTCAGCTTCCGCGAGCGCACCATGGACGACATCCGCGCCTTCGACGGCGACCACCGGCGCGAGGAGGTCGGCTTCGCCGCGGTCGACCGCGTCAGCCGGATCGCCGCCGAGGCCTACGAGATCACCGCCCGGCCGCTGGTGCACGCGCTGTCGAGCCCGCAGTCGGCCGCCGTGCTCCGGGCGCTGCACCCGGCGCGGCTGTCGCGCCGGCTGCCGGCGCAGGCCAATCCGCTCGCCGCGCCGATCGCGGCGTCGGCCGTGAGGATCCGCACCAATCGTCGTCCGCTCGCCGCCGAGCACCCGTTCCGGCGCGCCGAGGCGCTCGCCGCCGAGGCCTTCGAGCAGGCGATCGACTTCGCCCGCGACATGCGCGACGCGTGGTACGAGATCGCCTTCCTGTCGATCTGGATGTCGCCGCTGGCGCAGTTCCTTGGCCGCGGCGCCGCGGTGCGCCGGCCGGCGGCGGACGCCGCCGAGCTCTACCGGCTGCCGGAGGTGCGCGAGATCCTGAAGGGCGTCGGCGCCGGCGGCCTGCCGGAGGCGGTGATCCGGATGATGATCGTGCTCGCCAACGCCCGCGGCTCGGTGCGGCGCGACCGGCTCGAGCGCTCGTCGGAGGTGATGACGACGTGGCCGCCGTTCCGCGACATCCCCGCGGCCGAGCGGGCGACGATCATCCACCGCCAGACCGTGATCGTCGAATTCGAGCGCGACGCCGCGATCGCGGCGCTGCCGCGGCTCCTGACGACGCCCGAGCAGCGCCGGCGCGCCCTCGAGATCCTCGACCACGTGGTCGGCCCCGCGGCCGAGATGGAGCCGCACACGGTGGCGGCGATGGCGGCGATCCGCGGCGCGCTCGCCGAACCGGACGCCCGCCTGCGCGTGGTTCATCCGGTGCCGAGCGCCGAGGCGTCATGA